From Alienimonas californiensis, a single genomic window includes:
- a CDS encoding glycosyltransferase family 4 protein translates to MKIALTIEKVGSGFGGAESTVAMFARVMHDAGHEVAIFARKAGGLDLPPGVRVELLSLGPLGRVRWLRAVRFAQAAAAAVRAGDFDLTIGFNKTYAQDVLIAVAGAHPGTLEYNRARFRSPLRRAWWSLGKRLNPTQIGYRWIDRQAFGGNRPGEPGGEVGPFVIAPSAMVAEHFRRFHGVPADRIAVVPNGIRLPDEPPTPAETAERRARFRQRAKLAESDVAALFIAWNYALKGLEPLLQAFAQLAPSRPTAALVVCGSPKTGCYEAIAERLGIADRVRWIGPVSDPRDAYAGCELLAFPTFYDPGALVVAEAQVAGLPVVTTRQNGAGELLTEGVDGFVIDSPWATEALADRIARLIDGPDLRRRMSEAAAADAQRHDLKRRLQETLAALPRPDGEPRAGDAESNRRAA, encoded by the coding sequence GTGAAGATCGCGTTGACCATCGAGAAGGTCGGCTCCGGGTTCGGCGGGGCGGAGAGCACCGTGGCGATGTTCGCCCGGGTGATGCACGACGCGGGACACGAGGTCGCCATCTTCGCCCGCAAGGCCGGCGGGCTCGATCTGCCGCCGGGCGTGCGGGTCGAACTGCTGTCGCTCGGCCCGCTGGGCCGGGTGCGCTGGTTGCGGGCGGTCCGCTTCGCACAGGCCGCCGCGGCCGCGGTGCGGGCCGGGGACTTCGATCTGACGATCGGCTTTAACAAGACCTACGCCCAAGACGTGTTGATCGCCGTCGCCGGCGCCCACCCCGGCACGCTGGAGTACAACCGGGCCCGGTTCCGCTCCCCGCTGCGGCGGGCGTGGTGGAGCCTCGGCAAGCGGCTCAACCCCACGCAGATCGGCTACCGCTGGATCGACCGGCAGGCCTTCGGCGGGAACCGGCCGGGCGAGCCGGGGGGTGAGGTCGGGCCGTTCGTGATCGCCCCCAGCGCGATGGTCGCGGAACACTTTCGCCGGTTCCATGGCGTGCCGGCCGACCGCATCGCCGTGGTGCCCAACGGCATCCGCCTGCCGGACGAACCGCCCACGCCCGCCGAGACGGCGGAGCGTCGCGCCCGCTTCCGCCAGCGAGCAAAGCTGGCGGAGAGCGACGTCGCCGCCCTGTTCATCGCCTGGAACTATGCGTTGAAGGGACTCGAACCGCTGTTGCAGGCGTTCGCCCAGCTGGCCCCGTCCCGGCCGACGGCGGCCCTGGTCGTCTGCGGCAGTCCGAAGACGGGGTGCTACGAAGCGATCGCCGAACGGCTGGGCATTGCCGACCGGGTCCGCTGGATCGGGCCGGTCTCCGACCCGCGGGACGCCTACGCCGGCTGCGAGCTGCTGGCGTTTCCCACGTTCTACGACCCCGGGGCGTTGGTCGTCGCCGAGGCGCAGGTCGCCGGGCTGCCGGTCGTCACCACCCGCCAGAACGGCGCCGGCGAGTTGCTGACGGAGGGCGTGGACGGCTTCGTGATCGACTCCCCCTGGGCGACGGAGGCCCTCGCCGACCGCATCGCCCGGCTGATCGACGGCCCCGACCTGCGGCGCCGCATGAGCGAGGCCGCCGCCGCCGATGCCCAGCGGCACGACCTCAAGCGGCGGTTGCAGGAAACGCTCGCCGCCCTGCCGCGGCCCGACGGCGAACCGCGCGCCGGCGACGCGGAGTCGAACCGGAGGGCGGCATGA